The Macadamia integrifolia cultivar HAES 741 chromosome 4, SCU_Mint_v3, whole genome shotgun sequence genome contains the following window.
GCGATGTGGCACTGCAGATCTGCccatttgtccaaaagcaaCCAAAAAGAGTCCACTCAGCAGCTGTTTAAATGACAAGGCAGGATATGGATACACGGATAAATTTGATTTAGTACAATGAAAAGACAGTTATTCCAATTAACTGTTCTCAGAAGAAATCTATTTCAGCAAATTAAAACCATGTGACTCAGAGGGCACTAACCTTTGTCTAGGTCTACGTCCTCAAAGACAACAATTGGACTCTTGCCACCAAGCTCTAATGAAACAGGCTGGCAAACAATCGCAGTATCAGTGCAAATATAtgtaataaatgaaaccagCAGAAATTCAAAATCTAAGAAAATGTTTCAATATACCTTGACCATTTGAGCTGCAGAAGCCATGATCTTGCTTCCGGTCAAACTACTTCCAGTAAATGCAATCTGATTGACAACCAAGAGACCAACTAATTACAACTCACTAAACATTCACCGATAACATACAACAATATTATGAATGAGTGACAGTGCCAGATTTCATAAAGTTCTAAAGCACAAACAACTGAAAATAAAGCTGAACCTTGTCAACATGAGGATGAGCTGCCAAAGGAGCACCAGCTTCTGCACCGAACCCAGTCACAATGTTTAGGACACCAGCAGGTAGACCTACTTCTTTACATATTTCAGCCAACTCTAAACAAGTCCTGGAAGAGCAAGTATGATGAGAGGTATATAGAAAGTTTCAAAAGGTGCAATTTTTCagcataaacaaataaataagaaataaaagcaTATATAGGCTCCCCTGACACAtagacaaggagagagaaactgaCACAGATGCCAACTCAGATGGCTTCAGTATAGCAGTACACCCAGCAGCGAGAGCCGGAGCAACTTTCCATGTAGCCATCAAAAGAGGGTAATTCCTTCagccaaataaaagaaaaatagaaacagatCAATTATAAAATCATTGATACATTCacaccaaagaagaaaaaataaacattcaaTTTTTCAGAAGCCACGAATTGTACAGTGAAATACATAAATAGCTATAAGAAACCCAATGCCTATTCATTCACACATGCACAAAGAATGCATTGTGAGCAAATGACACATTCCATATGCTCACAACAAACACTTTGAGTGCAGTTCCAACTTGCCAACAGATTAGTAGAAATAAACATTCTTCCACAACTATTCTATCAAAAGATTTTTGTGAGAGATCAACCAATAGCTCTCAGCTAACAAAGGCATTTTTCTGTTGGCAGATGCTTGTAAAGGCATGCGCACAAATTATAATCAAttatgttgggcaattaagaagcgTCATGTAGATAAACAAAGCATagaaaagatgaggatgttgagatgtaTGTGTGGCAAAGCTAGGAAGGATAAGTAAGGAATggtcatattagagctgatttgggagtagctccgatATATGATAAGCTACGAGATAGCCGTTTGAGCCTTTCAATGGGCCCCTTTGGATGATCCAGTATAAGGGAATGGTTTGATTCATATTGAACAaactaaaagagccaggggcGAACATAAAATAACCCTAGGAGAGGTAGTGAGGAAAAATacgcatagtttaggtcttgtatcaagtatgacctcgaacaGTGatgattggagagcaaggatctatctagccgactccatttagttgagataaggctgagttattGTTTGGTATGTGAAACTAATGCCATAAAGTAATAGCACCAAGGTAACATTCCAGGTTTCTGATAACAGAAACTGGTGGGCCAGCGTTCATTATAGGACTTGCTTGCCACAACATGATACCTGACAGCACACTCAAACAAGTGGCAACTCATGCTCTAAATACTATGCAACTCTACTAAAAATCAATACCTGAGGaggaagagggggaagggaacATCACGTTTGGGATTACAATAAAATTTATATCATACACCAAATTAAGGTCAGCAGAGTGAGCAATGACCACCACAAAATATGctgttaaagaaaaaaaagcagaaaaagGTACTATTTAAAGAGAAATGGAAAAGGGCCATGAGTCACACAACAGTTAAACACATAAGTACTGACACCTCAAAATGCCAATTATGATGACCTGGAAAATGGATCAGAATCTCACATAACATGCAACCACACTGGAAGTTAAGATGGAATAGAATTAGTCAACTGACtacttcccccctcccccctcaacAAAACAATGAAGACCTAAAGATTAGACGAAAGGGCAAAAATGTACAATAGCGTACAAACCAAAACACGAACTAGCAAAGCAAGGAAATCTTAATCATTTGACTCAATGTCCTAAACAAAGagttagaaaataaaaagacacCGAAAAACAAGACCATGAGGAAGGAATTGGAAATCTCAGATACCAAGGGGTAATCAGCGCAATAACACCAAGCGGTTCCTTAAGGACATGGCCCTTAAATGTCTccattggaagagagagaggcgcTTTTTGTTTTGTGTCTAAAGCTTCAGCAAGTCCAGCATAATACTCAAAACATCCTGCAACATCATCCTGGATCATGAACAGATAAATCAGGAAACCATGCTTGataaataaacaacaaaaattacaaaGCCAGTCCCAAGTATACCATGTCCCATGCTGCTTCATCCAGTGGTTTTCCACAGTCAAGAGCTTCTAGCTTAGCCAACTCAGATTTCTTCTCTATTACCTGCATTCAATTGTAAGAATAGAATCCTCAAGAATCATAAGAGAAGTGCAGTGATGGCTGGAGTTGGTGGAATTGTAGTGCCTAATGGAGGTATGTTGCCCTCCATTGTTTTACTTATAATACATAAAGGATCGCATATAATACCTTCGCAGCAATGGCACGTAAATACTTGGCGCGGTAAGCCCCGGAAGTGGAAGCCCAATCTCTGCCCTTGTTCCTGGAAAAGGCCCTGCGAGCAGCATCAACTGCAATCTCCACATCCTCGGCAGTGGCCGCAGGAATATCCCCTGAAACAGTTCCCAACTCCACAAATTTACTTTTCAGACAATAAGCAAGGTCAAACCTTTAATTCACTACAATcgattatcataaaaaaatcccatcaaaagaaagaaggtaaaGGTGATCAGTgagaaagagaaacccaaatGAACAAGAAAACAGGAAAAAGCAATCAAAAATCGGGAATAAATACAACATGGAAGCGAAGTCAAAAAAGAGCAATAGAAATTgcagagaggaaaagaagatgaattgAGTGGAGTGATGAACCTAAGATCTCTTCGGTAGAGGGGTTGATGATGGGAATCCGCTTCCGTTGGAGAGGTTCCTTCCATTCACCATCGATGTATAGCTGACGATAGGGAATCGGGATCACCATGGACGACATAGTGACTGGAAGAAGGGCTAGAGTGAGTGAGGACTGAGGAGCAGAGTCTGAAATTGAGAAGCGATCTATCAAGTCGATTGGGCttcttatatttaaataatgaaGGTTGACGAATTGGAGAATGGTTTTTTAACTGATCCGATTGCTGCCAGAGTAGGTTTTACTTCTACTGAACTGATCATAAGTCATAACCAGAGTAGCAGCAGTAAGTTTATGAAAATGGGAAAGTGAAGTATTGAACAATTTTCCACCGCCGGTTGATCACCTCCACCAACACATGGGTCCCATCTTACCAACTCTCACACCCCATGTTACCCTTTAAACAgggggaaaattacatgattacccatttttgggtttccaaTTACAAAACTATCGATCCTATGTTtgagttaacaaaaatatacaactattatgtttgggtttacaaaactacccattaCACTGTTCGTCTTAC
Protein-coding sequences here:
- the LOC122077466 gene encoding betaine aldehyde dehydrogenase 1, chloroplastic-like, with amino-acid sequence MSSMVIPIPYRQLYIDGEWKEPLQRKRIPIINPSTEEILGDIPAATAEDVEIAVDAARRAFSRNKGRDWASTSGAYRAKYLRAIAAKVIEKKSELAKLEALDCGKPLDEAAWDMDDVAGCFEYYAGLAEALDTKQKAPLSLPMETFKGHVLKEPLGVIALITPWNYPLLMATWKVAPALAAGCTAILKPSELASVTCLELAEICKEVGLPAGVLNIVTGFGAEAGAPLAAHPHVDKIAFTGSSLTGSKIMASAAQMVKPVSLELGGKSPIVVFEDVDLDKAAEWTLFGCFWTNGQICSATSRLLVHESIAAAFLEKLVKWTRNIKISDPLEEGCRLGPVVSEGQYEKIKKFIQTATSEGATVLCGGNRPQHLKKGYFIEPTIITDVDTSMQIWKEEVFGPVLCVKTFSNEDEAIELANDTHYGLAAAVISNDLERCERVTKAFQAGIVWVNCSQPCFCQAPWGGIKRSGFGRELGEGGIENYLSVKQVTQYISDEPWGWYPAPSNPKL